The window TTCCGCCGTATTCAGCATGGAGGCTTCTATGGGCCCGGGGTATGGCTGGTTCCAGAAACGGCAGATTGCCGTAGAAGGAAACCGTCTGATCTGCCGCACCGTATTACGCAACACAGGAAGCCGGGAAATCCAGGCAAAGGAATATTGCCACAACTTTTTAACGATCGAGCATCTGCCTCTGGGGGACGGCTATCACATCAGCCTTCCCGGAATCCGGCCTCAAGCCGGAATCCTCCCCGGAACCCTCAAATACCAGGAGCAGGGATTTACCTTTACCGGGTATAATCCCAGCTCCGCCTTATACTCCATACCGGAACAGGATATCATGCCCTGTGATACCTTTTCCTGGGAAATGATTCATTCCTCATCAAAAGCCGGTATCAAGGTCACAGAAGGCTTTCGCCCCTGTCAGGTGGACATCTGGGCGGTGGATCACTTAATATCGGTGGAAGTCTTTTACCCCATCTGCCTTTTGCCCGGCAAAAAGCTTTCCTGGGAGCGTTCCTGGGAATTCTATAACCGCTGAACACTTTCTATTGGGAAGTGAATGCTGCCTCTGTCCTGCCGGAAAATAGCGGAAGGTTACTGCTCAGGAGCCAATGTCATTTAGTTAACTTGTAATACTATGTGGTTAGTTTTCCCATAATGGGGGGCTAACCACAGTTTTATGCTAAAAACCAAATATAAGTGTTGATAAAACGGCCAAAATCTGTGACTCTGGAATTACGCTCCGGAAAGCAGCAGATAAACATAGTTTCGTTCCTCTGCAGGATATTGTACCCTGCAGACAAACTCCAGGGTGTCTGCCAGGCTTTCCGAGAGAGCATCCCCTTTTCCCTCAGGGGAAAGAAAGGCCAGTTCTTCCTCCCTGATCACATGGCCGCTTCCCATGCGTTTTATCTGAACGCAAAGATATTCCGCCATCATGATAAAGCTATGATCCACAAAAACCATATGCGACTTTGTTTCAAACAGCTGGAGTGCCTGGCAAACTCCCTGCACAAGACTTTTTTCATAAACCTGGTTTAAGTGCCCTGCCTTATGGCTTCCAATCCTGTAATCATAGGAAGGACCATTCTCCTCAAGTTCTTTCTCCTGTTCTCTGCACAGTGCCGCCAAGGCAGAGCGAAACCCCATCTCCGTACCTTCAGCCTTCACTCCTGTGCGGGATTTTCTAAAAAGGGTGATTTCATATTTTTTAAACCACCGCTCTGCTCCAGATAAACGCCTACTCCCCGCTTTCCAACATAGGTGATCCCATGATTTTCGCAAAAGCTTCCCACCTCTTTTAAATAGGTGTTCACCGTGCGTTCAGACATATCCAGCATTACGGACAGCATCTTCACAGTTATAGGAGTATCTTTATTAAGTACAAGTACTTTTATAATCCGCAGAGCTTTATCAGTCAGCATGGGAATTCCCTCTCCTTTCCAACCGGAAAAAACGTGCTTTAAGAGTTTTTTAATTACCGGCAGTCCTTCATGGTCCTGCCTGTGCCGCACAGTTCTTCAAAATCTTTAACAAAAGCGCTTACCGCCATGGTCACAGAATCATTTTTGATCAGTCCCTCAATGACATCAGGGGAAATCGTGGACGCGCCGATCCCATACTGGCAAAGTTCCAGCACCTGCTGGGAATTTTTAAAGCTAGCCGCCAATACTTCTGTTTTTAATCCATTTTTCTTGAAAATATCATGGATATCCTTTGCAGTCTTAACGCCGTTTGCTCCCAGGTTATCGATCCGGTTTACATAAGGTGCCGCATAGTCGGCTCCTGCTTTTCCTGCTAAATATGCCTGCATCTGGGTATAGATCGCGGTGGCCGTCACATTAGTCCCATCTTTTTTCAAGGCTTTCATGGCTTTCAGCCCCTCTTTCGTGGTGGGGACCTTTACATAAGTGTTTATTCCAAGTTCCTTCCGTATCCTGTGGGCCTCTTCCAACATTCCCTCCGCATCTGCCGCAACCACCTGTACGTGAAGCTCTGCTTCCGGCCCGATGAAATCACGAATCTCCTTCAGGACTTCAAATGGCTGCTTTCCGCTTTTTGCCAGGATCGTAGGGTTAGTAGTAACGCCGTCTACTGCAAATGTGGCGTACAACTCCCTGATTTTCTCAATATCTGCATCGTCAATAATAAATTTCATACCTTTGCAACCTCTCCTTCTTATGATTCTATGATTATGTTTTTTACCCCGTTTGATCTGGCGATCTCTGCAAAACGCTCCATGTCCTGCCGGGAATAACGCTTTGGATTCTCTTTAAAACAATATGTCTTATCTATAAGACGGTACTTGGCTTCTGCCAGAGGATTATAATTTAATATTTCATAAGATACCTCACTGTAAGCCTCGGAAATAAACCGGCTGATTTCTGCAATATTGTCTTCCCCTGTGGTTACACCTGGAATCATGGGAGTACGGATTATGACCTGATCCCTTTTCTCCGAATCCAGCAAAAGGCCTATGTGCTTTTTAATCCGTGCATTCCCTTGGCCGATATATTTTTTATGCACTTCCGGAGCAAAAATCTTAAAATCCCCATAAATCAAATCCAGCCAGGGAAGTACAGATTCCAGAGTTTCCTCTGGCACATGGAGAGCCGTCTCCACCGCCGTATGGATGTTCCTTTTCTTCATCGCTTTTAAAAAAGAGAGAACAAATTCCGGCTGAAGCAGAGGTTCACCTCCTGAAAGGGTAACGCCGCCGCCGTATTTATAAAAAGAAGCATCCTTAAGCACCTCTTCCGCCACTTCATCAACGGTCATGCGTTTGCTGTCCCACAAGATCGCTCCGGAGGGGCATTCCTCAATAATCTGATCCCAGTTCTCCTGTTTTGATATATCCAGCCTGATTCCCTTTTCTGTCATCACAACACCGCCATTTTCCGAAAGGCTGCAGCAGATCCGGCAGCCAATGCATTTATTGGGGAAATGCAGGGGTCTTACCCTGGTGCTGATCCCCTCGGGATTATGACACCATACGCAGGATAAGGGACAGCCTTTTAAGAACACGGTCGTCCTGATTCCACCACCGTCATGGGTGGAGAAGCGGCGGATATCAAAAACAGTACCTTTTACCGCCCTCTCTTCCATATTGATTGCCTCCATATTTTTTGTATTTCCCATCAGATATCCCCATAGGTGGTTCTTGCAATGATCTCATTCTGGAGTTCATCGGCAAGCTCTGTAAAATAAGCGGTATAGCCGGCTACCCGGACCGTAAGGCTGCGATATTGTTCCGGTTTTTCCTTGGCTGCAATCAACTCTTCCTTCCTGACCACATTGAACTGAATGTGGGGAATCTCCAGATCCACAAAGGTCCTCAAAAACAAGGTAAACTTATCGATCCCTTTCTGTGTGCGG of the Lacrimispora indolis DSM 755 genome contains:
- a CDS encoding HTH domain-containing protein encodes the protein MLTDKALRIIKVLVLNKDTPITVKMLSVMLDMSERTVNTYLKEVGSFCENHGITYVGKRGVGVYLEQSGGLKNMKSPFLENPAQE
- a CDS encoding fructose-6-phosphate aldolase produces the protein MKFIIDDADIEKIRELYATFAVDGVTTNPTILAKSGKQPFEVLKEIRDFIGPEAELHVQVVAADAEGMLEEAHRIRKELGINTYVKVPTTKEGLKAMKALKKDGTNVTATAIYTQMQAYLAGKAGADYAAPYVNRIDNLGANGVKTAKDIHDIFKKNGLKTEVLAASFKNSQQVLELCQYGIGASTISPDVIEGLIKNDSVTMAVSAFVKDFEELCGTGRTMKDCR
- a CDS encoding glycyl-radical enzyme activating protein, giving the protein MGNTKNMEAINMEERAVKGTVFDIRRFSTHDGGGIRTTVFLKGCPLSCVWCHNPEGISTRVRPLHFPNKCIGCRICCSLSENGGVVMTEKGIRLDISKQENWDQIIEECPSGAILWDSKRMTVDEVAEEVLKDASFYKYGGGVTLSGGEPLLQPEFVLSFLKAMKKRNIHTAVETALHVPEETLESVLPWLDLIYGDFKIFAPEVHKKYIGQGNARIKKHIGLLLDSEKRDQVIIRTPMIPGVTTGEDNIAEISRFISEAYSEVSYEILNYNPLAEAKYRLIDKTYCFKENPKRYSRQDMERFAEIARSNGVKNIIIES